The following proteins are co-located in the Anas platyrhynchos isolate ZD024472 breed Pekin duck chromosome 1, IASCAAS_PekinDuck_T2T, whole genome shotgun sequence genome:
- the B3GALT5 gene encoding beta-1,3-galactosyltransferase 5 isoform X2, which yields MRVRERAADLQAQMDFRKLKILFFLGGVSCVSFCFTYMNLNKHCIFCEKKQNHLLPKKTSGRFQGNFLQLPDIDCHKNPPFLVLLVTSSYQNINARMAIRQTWGKERMVASKRLVTYFLLGTTVNLTQQADIIAESQKYKDIIQKDFIDTYYNLTLKTMMGVEWIHKFCNQSSFVMKTDTDVFVNVFYLTELLLRKNRTTGFFTGFLKLHDNPIRNKESKWYVSIEEYPGNTYPPFCSGTGYVLSTDVASQIYNVSESTLFIKLEDVFIGLCLAKLNIHLEELHSEQTFFPDKITFSVSRFKKIVMCHKVKPSEQLSYWNQLVTEEQEHGGVL from the exons ATGCGCGTGAGGGAAAGAGCTGCAGATCTCCAAGCACAG atggATTTCAGAAAACTcaagattctttttttccttggaggGGTTAGCTGTGTCAGCTTCTGTTTTACGTACATGAATTTGAACAAACACTGtatattctgtgaaaaaaagcagaatcacTTACTACCTAAAAAGACTTCTGGGAGATTCCAAGGAAACTTCTTGCAGCTCCCAGATATAGATTGCCATAAGAACCCACCTTTTCTCGTCCTCCTTGTGACATCTTCATACCAGAACATCAATGCCAGGATGGCCATCCGGCAAAcctgggggaaggagagaaTGGTGGCCAGCAAACGCCTTGTGACATATTTCCTCCTGGGAACCACTGTGAATCTCACACAGCAGGCTGACATCATTGCTGAAAGCCAAAAATACAAAGACATTATTCAAAAGGACTTTATAGACACATACTACAACCTGACTTTGAAGACCATGATGGGAGTTGAGTGGATTCACAAGTTTTGTAACCAGTCCAGCTTTGTGATGAAAACCGACACAGATGTGTTTGTCAATGTTTTTTACCTCACTGAGCTGCTTCTAAGGAAAAATAGGACCACAGGGTTCTTCACAGGCTTTTTAAAACTGCACGATAACCCCATAAGGAATAAAGAGAGTAAGTGGTACGTGAGCATAGAAGAATATCCAGGAAACACCTACCCACCGTTTTGTTCAGGAACTGGCTATGTTTTATCCACTGATGTTGCCAGTCAGATCTATAATGTTTCAGAGAGCACTTTGTTCATCAAACTGGAGGATGTATTCATAGGACTGTGCCTTGCCAAATTAAACATTCATCTGGAAGAGCTTCATTCAGAGCAGACATTTTTTCCAGACAAGATTACATTCTCTGTTTCTCGCTTTAAGAAAATTGTGATGTGCCATAAAGTAAAACCATCTGAACAGCTGAGCTATTGGAATCAATTAGTgacagaagaacaagaacacGGAGGAGTGCTCTAG
- the B3GALT5 gene encoding beta-1,3-galactosyltransferase 5 isoform X1, which translates to MKIGGAWLGLLMGQGLLASTPRHFSNEWINMMDFRKLKILFFLGGVSCVSFCFTYMNLNKHCIFCEKKQNHLLPKKTSGRFQGNFLQLPDIDCHKNPPFLVLLVTSSYQNINARMAIRQTWGKERMVASKRLVTYFLLGTTVNLTQQADIIAESQKYKDIIQKDFIDTYYNLTLKTMMGVEWIHKFCNQSSFVMKTDTDVFVNVFYLTELLLRKNRTTGFFTGFLKLHDNPIRNKESKWYVSIEEYPGNTYPPFCSGTGYVLSTDVASQIYNVSESTLFIKLEDVFIGLCLAKLNIHLEELHSEQTFFPDKITFSVSRFKKIVMCHKVKPSEQLSYWNQLVTEEQEHGGVL; encoded by the exons ATGAAGATAGGAGGAGCCTGGTTAGGTCTGCTAATGGGACAGGGCTTGCTGGCTTCAACACCCAGACATTTTTCCAACGAATGGATAAATatg atggATTTCAGAAAACTcaagattctttttttccttggaggGGTTAGCTGTGTCAGCTTCTGTTTTACGTACATGAATTTGAACAAACACTGtatattctgtgaaaaaaagcagaatcacTTACTACCTAAAAAGACTTCTGGGAGATTCCAAGGAAACTTCTTGCAGCTCCCAGATATAGATTGCCATAAGAACCCACCTTTTCTCGTCCTCCTTGTGACATCTTCATACCAGAACATCAATGCCAGGATGGCCATCCGGCAAAcctgggggaaggagagaaTGGTGGCCAGCAAACGCCTTGTGACATATTTCCTCCTGGGAACCACTGTGAATCTCACACAGCAGGCTGACATCATTGCTGAAAGCCAAAAATACAAAGACATTATTCAAAAGGACTTTATAGACACATACTACAACCTGACTTTGAAGACCATGATGGGAGTTGAGTGGATTCACAAGTTTTGTAACCAGTCCAGCTTTGTGATGAAAACCGACACAGATGTGTTTGTCAATGTTTTTTACCTCACTGAGCTGCTTCTAAGGAAAAATAGGACCACAGGGTTCTTCACAGGCTTTTTAAAACTGCACGATAACCCCATAAGGAATAAAGAGAGTAAGTGGTACGTGAGCATAGAAGAATATCCAGGAAACACCTACCCACCGTTTTGTTCAGGAACTGGCTATGTTTTATCCACTGATGTTGCCAGTCAGATCTATAATGTTTCAGAGAGCACTTTGTTCATCAAACTGGAGGATGTATTCATAGGACTGTGCCTTGCCAAATTAAACATTCATCTGGAAGAGCTTCATTCAGAGCAGACATTTTTTCCAGACAAGATTACATTCTCTGTTTCTCGCTTTAAGAAAATTGTGATGTGCCATAAAGTAAAACCATCTGAACAGCTGAGCTATTGGAATCAATTAGTgacagaagaacaagaacacGGAGGAGTGCTCTAG